One segment of Burkholderia multivorans ATCC BAA-247 DNA contains the following:
- a CDS encoding IclR family transcriptional regulator — MNQPTPDSKTSIQVIERMMRLLDALAAHSDPVSLKELAQRTELHPSTAHRILNDMVTCRLVDRSDPGTYRLGMRLLELGNLVKARLSVRDAALMPMRELHRLTGQTVNLSVRQGDEIVYIERAYSERSGMQVVRAIGGRAPLHLTSVGKLFLAADETSRVRAYATRTGLSGHTQNSITDLTKLERELTLVRQQSCARDNEELELGVRCIAAGIYDDSGKLVAGLSLSAPADRLQDAWISQLSRTALTISEALGYRPEVVKEAEGLQRQA, encoded by the coding sequence ATGAACCAACCCACCCCGGATTCCAAAACGTCGATCCAGGTGATCGAACGCATGATGAGGCTGCTGGACGCGCTCGCCGCTCACAGCGATCCCGTCAGCCTGAAGGAACTCGCGCAGCGCACGGAACTGCATCCGTCCACCGCGCATCGCATCCTGAACGACATGGTGACCTGCCGCCTCGTCGACCGCTCCGATCCCGGCACGTACCGGCTCGGCATGCGGCTGCTCGAACTCGGCAACCTCGTGAAGGCGCGCCTGTCGGTGCGCGACGCGGCGCTGATGCCGATGCGCGAACTGCACCGCCTCACCGGCCAGACGGTCAACCTGTCGGTCCGGCAAGGCGACGAGATCGTCTATATCGAGCGTGCGTATTCGGAGCGCTCGGGCATGCAGGTCGTCCGCGCGATCGGCGGCCGCGCGCCGCTGCATCTGACCTCCGTCGGCAAGCTGTTCCTCGCGGCCGACGAAACGTCGCGCGTCCGTGCGTACGCGACGCGCACGGGGCTGTCCGGCCACACGCAGAACAGCATCACCGATCTGACCAAGCTCGAGCGCGAGCTGACGCTCGTGCGCCAGCAATCGTGCGCGCGCGACAACGAGGAGCTCGAGCTCGGCGTGCGCTGCATCGCGGCCGGCATCTACGACGATTCGGGCAAGCTCGTCGCGGGGCTGTCGCTGTCGGCGCCGGCCGATCGTCTGCAGGATGCGTGGATCAGCCAGCTCAGCCGCACCGCGCTGACGATCTCAGAAGCGCTCGGCTACCGACCGGAAGTCGTGAAGGAAGCGGAAGGCCTGCAACGGCAGGCATGA
- the pbpG gene encoding D-alanyl-D-alanine endopeptidase, whose amino-acid sequence MKAESFSPRRLLQSMTLGTAVSVAVALLATAASVTPADAFAATAKTHHAAKKAASPAKQKAASGKSAKVAAAEAPRAKASRKRVTLAANVRGGHHGAVRRVAFQPRQPTVGQAFGLHDTPDALALRSSVAYVVDQNTGEPLFDKNSHAVVPIASISKLMTAMVVLDSKAPMTEQIEVTDEDRDYEKGTGSRLSVGSVLSREDMLHIALMASENRAAAALSRYYPGGRPAFIAAMNAKAKALGMTDTHFENSTGLSSSNVSSARDLVKMVNAAYQYPLIRKFSTDRTYEVYTGKRNLVYNSTNALIRGNGSWDIGLQKTGFINEAGECLVMQATIHGRPVVMVLLDSFGKYSRFADASRLRNWLDAGGGERLTAANTPAGGT is encoded by the coding sequence ATGAAAGCCGAATCGTTTTCACCGCGCAGATTGTTGCAGAGCATGACGCTCGGCACGGCTGTGTCGGTCGCCGTCGCGCTGCTCGCGACCGCCGCGTCCGTCACGCCCGCTGACGCCTTTGCCGCCACTGCGAAGACTCACCACGCCGCCAAGAAAGCCGCTTCGCCCGCGAAGCAGAAGGCGGCATCCGGCAAATCCGCGAAGGTCGCTGCGGCCGAGGCGCCGCGCGCGAAGGCGTCGCGCAAGCGCGTGACGCTCGCGGCGAACGTGCGCGGCGGCCACCATGGCGCGGTGCGCCGCGTTGCGTTCCAGCCGCGTCAGCCGACGGTCGGCCAGGCCTTCGGCCTGCATGACACGCCGGACGCGCTCGCGCTGCGTTCGAGCGTCGCGTATGTCGTCGACCAGAACACCGGCGAGCCGCTGTTCGACAAGAACTCGCACGCCGTCGTGCCGATCGCGTCGATCTCGAAGCTGATGACCGCGATGGTCGTGCTCGATTCGAAAGCGCCGATGACCGAGCAGATCGAAGTCACCGACGAAGACCGCGACTACGAGAAGGGCACGGGCTCGCGCCTGTCGGTCGGCTCGGTGCTGTCGCGGGAAGACATGCTGCACATCGCGTTGATGGCGTCGGAAAACCGCGCGGCGGCCGCGCTGTCGCGCTATTACCCGGGCGGCCGTCCGGCCTTCATCGCGGCGATGAACGCGAAGGCGAAGGCGCTCGGGATGACGGATACGCACTTCGAGAATTCGACGGGGCTGTCGAGCTCGAACGTGTCGAGCGCGCGCGATCTCGTGAAGATGGTCAACGCCGCGTATCAGTATCCGCTGATCCGCAAGTTCTCGACCGATCGCACCTACGAGGTCTATACGGGCAAGCGCAATCTCGTCTACAACAGCACGAACGCGCTGATCCGCGGCAACGGCTCGTGGGATATCGGTCTGCAGAAGACGGGCTTCATCAACGAGGCCGGCGAATGCCTGGTGATGCAGGCGACGATTCACGGCCGCCCGGTCGTGATGGTGCTGCTCGATTCGTTCGGCAAGTATTCGCGTTTCGCCGATGCGTCGCGCCTGCGCAACTGGCTCGACGCCGGCGGCGGCGAGCGCCTGACCGCGGCCAACACGCCGGCCGGCGGCACCTGA
- a CDS encoding phasin family protein: MSLLTPEQIAAAQKANLESLFGLTTKAFEGVEKLIELNLQVVKSTLAEGQENAQRLLSVKDAQELIALQASLTQPVAEKVLSYGRHLYEIASATQAEFAKVAEAQFEEQNRKVQALVDNVAKNAPAGSETAVAALKSALNAANTTYETVQKATKQAVEIAETNFNAAAAVASKAATAAASRRTSKPAA, encoded by the coding sequence ATGTCCTTGCTGACCCCCGAGCAAATCGCCGCCGCCCAAAAAGCCAACCTCGAGAGCCTGTTCGGTCTGACCACCAAGGCGTTCGAAGGCGTCGAAAAGCTGATCGAACTCAACCTTCAGGTCGTGAAGTCGACGCTGGCCGAAGGCCAGGAAAACGCGCAGCGTCTGCTGTCGGTGAAGGATGCGCAGGAGCTGATCGCGCTGCAGGCGAGCCTGACGCAGCCGGTCGCGGAAAAGGTGCTGTCGTACGGCCGTCATCTCTACGAAATCGCGTCGGCCACGCAAGCCGAGTTCGCGAAGGTTGCCGAAGCGCAATTCGAAGAGCAGAACAGGAAGGTGCAGGCGCTCGTCGACAACGTCGCGAAGAACGCACCGGCCGGTTCGGAAACGGCTGTCGCCGCGCTGAAGTCGGCGCTGAACGCCGCGAACACGACGTACGAAACGGTCCAGAAGGCCACGAAGCAGGCCGTCGAGATCGCCGAGACGAACTTCAACGCAGCCGCTGCGGTCGCGTCGAAGGCTGCGACCGCCGCTGCGTCGCGCCGTACGAGCAAGCCGGCCGCGTAA
- the lpdA gene encoding dihydrolipoyl dehydrogenase — MSLIEVKVPDIGDFSGVDVIEVNVKPGDVIEKEQTLITLESDKASMEVPSDVAGTVKEIKIKAGDKVSQGTIIALVEAAEGAAAPAPAKAPEPAKPAAAAPAAAPAAAPAPAPQAGSYAGAADIECDMLVLGAGPGGYSAAFRAADLGMKTVLVERYPTLGGVCLNVGCIPSKALLHTALVVEEAEALAAHGISFGKPQVDLDKLRDFKGGVVKKLTTGLAGMAKARKVEVVTGVGTFVDPHHMEVQGENGKKVVKFKQAIIAAGSQAVKLPFMPEDPRVVDSTGALELRQLPKRMLVIGGGIIGLEMATVYSTLGAEIDVVEMMDGLMMGADRDLVKVWEKYNAKRFGNVMLKTKTVGAEAKEDGIYVKFEGEKAPAEPQRYDLVLVAVGRSPNGKKIGADKAGVAVTDRGFIEVDKQMRTNVPHIFAIGDIVGQPMLAHKAVHEGHVAAEAAHGEKAYFDALQIPSVAYTDPEVAWAGKTEDQCKAEGIKYGKAVFPWAASGRAIANGRDEGFTKLIFDEETHRVIGGGIVGLNAGDLISEVCLAVEMGADAEDIGKTIHPHPTLGESIGMAAELYEGVCTDLPPQRKK; from the coding sequence ATGAGTCTCATCGAAGTCAAGGTTCCGGATATCGGCGATTTCAGCGGCGTCGATGTCATCGAAGTCAACGTGAAGCCGGGCGACGTGATCGAAAAAGAGCAGACGCTCATCACGCTCGAATCGGACAAGGCCTCCATGGAAGTGCCGAGCGACGTCGCCGGCACCGTCAAGGAAATCAAGATCAAGGCCGGCGACAAGGTCTCGCAAGGCACGATCATCGCGCTCGTCGAAGCAGCGGAAGGCGCAGCCGCCCCGGCACCGGCGAAAGCGCCGGAGCCGGCCAAGCCCGCCGCAGCCGCGCCGGCGGCCGCCCCCGCAGCCGCACCGGCACCCGCGCCGCAAGCGGGCAGCTATGCGGGCGCAGCCGACATCGAGTGCGACATGCTCGTGCTCGGCGCCGGCCCCGGCGGCTACTCGGCCGCGTTCCGCGCGGCCGACCTCGGCATGAAGACGGTGCTCGTCGAGCGCTACCCGACGCTCGGCGGCGTGTGCCTGAACGTCGGCTGCATCCCGTCGAAGGCGCTGCTGCACACGGCGCTCGTCGTCGAGGAAGCCGAGGCGCTCGCGGCGCATGGCATCTCGTTCGGCAAGCCGCAGGTCGATCTCGACAAGCTGCGCGACTTCAAGGGCGGCGTCGTCAAGAAGCTGACGACGGGCCTCGCCGGTATGGCAAAGGCGCGCAAGGTCGAAGTCGTGACCGGCGTCGGCACGTTCGTCGATCCGCACCACATGGAAGTGCAGGGCGAAAACGGCAAGAAGGTCGTCAAGTTCAAGCAGGCGATCATCGCCGCGGGCTCGCAGGCCGTGAAGCTGCCGTTCATGCCGGAAGATCCGCGCGTCGTCGATTCGACGGGTGCGCTCGAGCTGCGCCAGCTGCCGAAGCGGATGCTCGTGATCGGCGGCGGCATCATCGGCCTCGAAATGGCGACGGTCTATTCGACGCTCGGCGCCGAAATCGACGTCGTCGAAATGATGGACGGCCTGATGATGGGCGCAGACCGCGATCTCGTGAAGGTCTGGGAAAAGTACAACGCGAAGCGCTTCGGCAACGTGATGCTGAAGACCAAGACGGTCGGCGCGGAAGCGAAGGAAGACGGCATCTACGTGAAGTTCGAAGGCGAGAAGGCGCCGGCGGAACCGCAGCGCTACGACCTCGTGCTCGTCGCGGTCGGCCGCAGCCCGAACGGCAAGAAGATCGGTGCCGACAAGGCCGGCGTCGCCGTCACGGACCGCGGCTTCATCGAAGTCGACAAGCAGATGCGCACGAACGTCCCGCACATCTTCGCGATCGGCGACATCGTCGGCCAGCCGATGCTCGCGCACAAGGCCGTCCATGAAGGCCACGTCGCCGCCGAAGCCGCACACGGCGAAAAGGCGTACTTCGACGCGCTGCAGATTCCGTCCGTCGCCTATACGGATCCGGAAGTCGCGTGGGCCGGCAAGACGGAAGACCAGTGCAAGGCCGAAGGCATCAAGTACGGCAAGGCCGTGTTCCCGTGGGCCGCATCGGGCCGCGCGATCGCCAACGGCCGCGACGAAGGCTTCACGAAGCTGATCTTCGACGAGGAGACGCATCGCGTGATCGGCGGCGGTATCGTCGGCCTGAACGCGGGCGATCTGATCAGCGAAGTGTGCCTCGCGGTCGAAATGGGCGCGGACGCCGAAGACATCGGCAAGACGATTCACCCGCACCCGACGCTCGGCGAATCGATCGGCATGGCTGCCGAACTGTACGAAGGCGTCTGTACGGACCTGCCGCCGCAGCGCAAGAAGTAA
- the aceF gene encoding dihydrolipoyllysine-residue acetyltransferase, translating to MSQAIEVKVPDIGDYKDVPVIEVLVKAGDTVEPEQSLVTLESDKATMDVPSPAAGTVKEVKVKVGDAVSEGTLIILLEGGAAAQPNGAAAPAAAPAQASASAPAAAAPAAAAPAAAPAASGGTLEVKVPDIGDYKDVPVIEIGVKVGDTVEKEQSLVTLESDKATMDVPSPAAGVVKDIKVKVGDTVSEGTLIVLLEAAGAAPAAAAPQASAPAPAPAAAAPAAAPAPAPAKAAAPAAAPAAAAPSGEHRASHASPSVRKFARELGVDVSRVQGSGPKGRITKEDVTAFVKGVMTGQQAAPAAAAAPAGGGELNLLPWPKVDFSKFGPFESKPLSRIKKISGANLHRNWVMIPHVTNNDEADITDLEALRVQLNKEHEKAGVKFTMLAFVIKAVVAALKKFPTFNASLDGDNLVFKQYYHIGFAADTPNGLVVPVIRDADKKGLVEIAKEMAELSKAAREGKLKPDQMQGGCFSISSLGGIGGTHFTPIINAPEVAILGLSRGQMKPVWDGKQFVPRLTLPLSLSYDHRVIDGAEAARFNAYLGSLLGDFRRVIL from the coding sequence ATGAGTCAAGCGATCGAAGTGAAGGTGCCGGATATCGGCGATTACAAGGACGTGCCCGTCATCGAGGTGCTCGTGAAAGCGGGCGACACGGTCGAGCCCGAGCAGTCGCTCGTCACGCTCGAGTCCGACAAGGCGACGATGGACGTGCCGAGCCCCGCCGCGGGCACGGTCAAGGAAGTGAAGGTCAAGGTGGGCGACGCCGTGTCGGAAGGCACGCTGATCATCCTGCTCGAAGGCGGCGCCGCCGCGCAGCCGAACGGCGCCGCTGCGCCGGCGGCCGCACCGGCCCAGGCGTCCGCGTCGGCACCGGCTGCCGCGGCCCCCGCTGCTGCCGCACCGGCCGCCGCGCCCGCCGCATCGGGCGGCACGCTCGAAGTGAAGGTGCCCGACATCGGCGACTACAAGGACGTGCCGGTGATCGAGATCGGCGTGAAGGTCGGCGACACGGTCGAGAAGGAGCAGTCGCTCGTCACGCTCGAATCGGACAAGGCGACGATGGACGTGCCGAGCCCGGCCGCCGGCGTCGTGAAGGACATCAAGGTGAAGGTGGGCGACACCGTGTCGGAAGGCACGCTGATCGTGCTGCTCGAGGCCGCCGGCGCAGCGCCGGCCGCTGCGGCGCCGCAGGCGAGCGCACCGGCGCCGGCACCGGCCGCCGCCGCTCCGGCTGCCGCGCCCGCACCGGCACCGGCGAAGGCCGCGGCACCGGCTGCCGCGCCGGCCGCTGCTGCGCCGTCGGGCGAACACCGTGCGAGCCACGCGTCGCCGTCGGTGCGCAAGTTCGCGCGCGAACTGGGCGTCGACGTGTCGCGCGTGCAGGGCAGCGGTCCGAAGGGCCGCATCACGAAGGAAGACGTCACGGCCTTCGTGAAGGGCGTGATGACGGGCCAGCAGGCGGCGCCGGCCGCAGCGGCCGCGCCGGCCGGCGGCGGCGAGCTGAACCTGCTGCCGTGGCCGAAGGTCGACTTCTCGAAGTTCGGCCCGTTCGAGTCGAAGCCGCTGTCGCGCATCAAGAAGATCTCGGGCGCGAACCTGCATCGCAACTGGGTGATGATTCCGCACGTCACGAACAACGACGAAGCCGACATCACCGATCTCGAAGCGCTGCGCGTGCAGCTGAACAAGGAGCACGAGAAGGCGGGCGTGAAGTTCACGATGCTCGCATTCGTGATCAAGGCGGTCGTCGCCGCGCTGAAGAAGTTCCCGACCTTCAACGCGAGCCTCGACGGCGACAACCTGGTGTTCAAGCAGTACTACCACATCGGTTTCGCGGCCGACACGCCGAACGGTCTCGTCGTGCCGGTGATCCGCGATGCGGACAAGAAGGGCCTCGTCGAAATCGCGAAGGAAATGGCGGAGCTGTCGAAGGCCGCGCGCGAAGGCAAGCTGAAGCCGGACCAGATGCAGGGCGGCTGCTTCTCGATCTCGTCGCTCGGCGGGATCGGCGGCACGCATTTCACGCCGATCATCAACGCGCCGGAAGTCGCGATCCTCGGCTTGTCGCGCGGCCAGATGAAGCCGGTGTGGGACGGCAAGCAGTTCGTGCCGCGTCTGACGCTGCCGCTGTCGCTGTCGTATGACCATCGTGTGATCGATGGCGCGGAGGCCGCGCGGTTCAATGCGTATCTGGGGTCGTTGCTCGGCGACTTCCGTCGGGTGATTCTTTGA
- the aceE gene encoding pyruvate dehydrogenase (acetyl-transferring), homodimeric type, whose amino-acid sequence MSAVPNEVMKYVAAERDDDPQETVEWLEALDGVISSVGTGRAHYLIEKQIEFARMHGEHLPFSANTPYINTIPVEAQAKIPGDQDIEHRIRSYTRWNALAMVLRAGKDTNVGGHIASFASAATLYDVGYNHFWHAPSDQHGGDLVFVQGHSSPGVYSRAFLLGRLTEEQLDNFRQEVGGNGISSYPHPWLMPDFWQFPTVSMGLGPIMAIYQARFMKYLEARGIAKTEGRKVWAFLGDGETDEPESLGAIGMASREKLDNLVFVINCNLQRLDGPVRGNGKIIQELESEFRGAGWNVIKVIWGSRWDALFARDKTGALMRRMMEVVDGEYQTYKSESGAFVREHFFNTPELKALVADWSDDDIWNLNRGGHDPHKIYAAFHEATHTKGAPTVILAKTIKGYGMGESGQAMNITHQQKKLPVEQLKKFRDQFRLPITDEQIADVPYLKFEEGSKELEYMRQKRMDLGGYLPQRRQKAASLPVPALDAFEPLLKGTGEGREISTTMAFVRILNILLKDKALGKRVVPIVPDESRTFGMEGLFRQIGIWNQEGQKYVPEDSDQLMFYKESQTGQILQEGINEAGGMCDWIAAATSYSTHGEIMVPFYIFYSMFGFQRIGDLAWAAGDMRSRGFLLGGTAGRTTLNGEGLQHEDGHSLLWAASVPNCVSYDPTFGYELAVIIQDGLRRMVQDQEDVYYYITVMNENYEHPAIPQGEHVAADIIKGMYAFRKADANAKAPRVQLLGAGTIFNEVIAAADLLKKDWGVAADLWSVPSFTELAREGHDVERWNLLHPTEERRLSHVQKCLKDTQGPVIASTDYVRALADQIRGQIDRRYVVLGTDGYGRSDTREKLRHFFEVDRYWVTVAALNALADEGTIDRKIVADAIAKYNLDPSKPNPMTV is encoded by the coding sequence ATGTCCGCTGTACCGAACGAAGTGATGAAGTATGTCGCCGCCGAGCGTGACGACGACCCGCAGGAAACCGTTGAATGGCTCGAGGCGCTGGACGGCGTGATCTCCTCCGTGGGTACCGGCCGCGCGCACTACCTGATCGAAAAGCAGATCGAATTCGCACGCATGCACGGCGAACATCTGCCGTTTTCCGCGAACACCCCGTACATCAACACGATTCCGGTCGAAGCCCAGGCCAAGATTCCGGGCGACCAGGACATCGAGCACCGCATCCGCTCGTACACGCGCTGGAACGCGCTCGCGATGGTGCTGCGCGCCGGCAAGGACACGAACGTCGGCGGCCACATCGCGTCGTTCGCATCGGCCGCGACGCTGTACGACGTCGGCTACAACCATTTCTGGCACGCACCGTCCGACCAGCACGGCGGCGATCTCGTGTTCGTGCAGGGCCACTCGTCGCCGGGCGTGTACTCGCGCGCGTTCCTGCTCGGCCGCCTGACCGAGGAGCAGCTCGACAACTTCCGCCAGGAAGTGGGCGGCAACGGCATCTCGTCGTACCCGCACCCGTGGCTGATGCCGGACTTCTGGCAGTTCCCGACCGTCTCGATGGGCCTCGGCCCGATCATGGCGATCTACCAGGCACGCTTCATGAAGTACCTCGAGGCGCGCGGCATCGCGAAGACGGAAGGCCGCAAGGTGTGGGCGTTCCTCGGCGACGGCGAGACCGACGAACCGGAATCGCTCGGCGCGATCGGGATGGCGAGCCGCGAGAAGCTCGACAACCTCGTGTTCGTGATCAACTGCAACCTGCAGCGTCTCGACGGCCCGGTACGCGGCAACGGCAAGATCATCCAGGAACTGGAATCGGAATTCCGCGGCGCCGGCTGGAACGTCATCAAGGTGATCTGGGGCAGCCGCTGGGATGCGCTGTTCGCACGCGACAAGACGGGCGCGCTGATGCGCCGGATGATGGAAGTCGTCGACGGCGAATACCAGACCTACAAGTCGGAGTCGGGCGCGTTCGTCCGCGAGCACTTCTTCAACACGCCGGAGCTGAAGGCGCTCGTCGCGGACTGGTCCGACGACGACATCTGGAACCTGAACCGCGGCGGCCACGATCCGCACAAGATCTACGCGGCGTTCCATGAAGCGACGCACACGAAGGGCGCGCCGACCGTCATCCTCGCGAAGACCATCAAGGGCTACGGGATGGGCGAATCCGGTCAGGCGATGAACATCACGCACCAGCAGAAGAAGCTGCCGGTCGAGCAACTGAAGAAGTTCCGCGATCAGTTCCGCCTGCCGATCACCGACGAGCAGATCGCCGACGTGCCGTACCTTAAGTTCGAGGAAGGCTCGAAGGAGCTCGAATACATGCGCCAGAAGCGCATGGACCTTGGCGGCTACCTGCCGCAGCGTCGCCAGAAGGCGGCATCGCTGCCGGTGCCGGCGCTCGACGCGTTCGAGCCGCTGCTCAAGGGCACGGGCGAAGGCCGCGAGATCTCGACGACGATGGCGTTCGTGCGGATCCTGAACATCCTGCTGAAGGACAAGGCGCTCGGCAAGCGCGTGGTGCCGATCGTCCCGGACGAGTCGCGCACGTTCGGCATGGAAGGCCTGTTCCGCCAGATCGGCATCTGGAACCAGGAAGGCCAGAAGTACGTGCCGGAAGATTCCGACCAGCTGATGTTCTACAAGGAATCGCAGACCGGCCAGATCCTGCAGGAAGGCATCAACGAAGCGGGCGGCATGTGCGACTGGATCGCGGCGGCGACGTCGTACTCGACGCACGGCGAGATCATGGTGCCGTTCTACATCTTCTACTCGATGTTCGGCTTCCAGCGGATCGGCGATCTCGCCTGGGCGGCAGGCGACATGCGTTCGCGCGGCTTCCTGCTCGGCGGCACCGCGGGCCGCACGACGCTGAACGGCGAAGGTCTGCAGCACGAAGACGGCCACTCGCTGCTGTGGGCGGCATCGGTGCCGAACTGCGTCAGCTACGACCCGACGTTCGGCTACGAGCTCGCGGTCATCATCCAGGACGGCCTGCGCCGAATGGTGCAGGACCAGGAAGACGTGTACTACTACATCACGGTGATGAACGAGAACTACGAGCACCCGGCGATTCCGCAGGGCGAGCACGTGGCGGCCGACATCATCAAGGGCATGTACGCGTTCCGCAAGGCGGACGCCAACGCGAAGGCGCCGCGCGTGCAGTTGCTCGGCGCTGGCACGATCTTCAACGAAGTGATCGCTGCCGCCGATCTGCTGAAGAAGGATTGGGGCGTCGCCGCCGATCTGTGGAGCGTGCCGAGCTTCACCGAGCTCGCGCGCGAAGGCCACGACGTCGAGCGCTGGAACCTGCTGCACCCGACCGAGGAGCGCCGCCTGTCGCACGTGCAGAAGTGCCTGAAGGACACGCAGGGCCCGGTCATCGCCTCGACCGACTACGTGCGTGCGCTGGCCGACCAGATCCGCGGCCAGATCGATCGCCGCTACGTCGTGCTTGGCACCGACGGCTACGGCCGCTCGGATACGCGTGAGAAGCTGCGTCACTTCTTCGAAGTCGACCGCTACTGGGTGACGGTGGCCGCGCTGAACGCGCTGGCCGACGAGGGCACGATCGATCGCAAGATCGTCGCCGACGCGATCGCGAAGTACAACCTCGATCCGTCGAAGCCGAACCCGATGACCGTTTAA